In Alkalispirochaeta americana, the sequence TGATTGCGAGAAGAACCCTGATGGTTGCAACGGCTCTGGCCGCCGCAGTGTGGGTGCTCTATCCCGTGAAGGTCTTTTGTGCTGCCTGGGCGCTGGGGGTTCCCGTTGCATTCTCGGTAATCCTGGTGGCCACGTTCAGCGCGTATCTGGCGGGGCTCCTTCCTCTCACGCCGGGAGGGTTGGGTAGCTACGAGGCGGTAATGACTCTGGTTCTGGTCCGGTCAGGGGTTCCAATGGATCGGGCGCTGGCCGTGACGATGCTTTCCCGTCTGGTGAGTTTCTGGTGGCCCCTGGCTCTCTCGGCTGTGGCGGGGGGCTTTCTTCTGATCAAGCCGGGGACCTTCCTTCCCACCGGAACAGAACGAACAATAGCTGAGACAAAGGAAGTGACAATGGGTTCTTTTTTTCTTCCTGCGGTGGTACGCTTGGAACGGCTCGCGGCTGGAAACAGTGTGGCCGGGGCCTTGTATCATCGGTGTTTCTACAGGAAAATCATCGATATCGAGATATCGGCTGCCCAGATGCGGCCCGGCTCGCGGGTGTTGCAGCTTGGTTGCGGGCCGTTTCCCATGACGGCGATCGCTCTGGCCGAGCGGGGGTATCGTGTTACCGCTGTGGACCGATGCGCCGAGACGGTGCACCGAGCCAGGCGGCTGGTCCCTCAGGCGGTACAGGTGCTCTGTGCCGACGGGTTACAACTTGATTATTCGGGCTACGATGCGGTCTTTGTGGCGTTGCACGTACAGCCCCGGCAAGATATCGTCCAACGCATTCTTGCAACGGCAGATCCGGGAACGTCCGTGTTATGTCGCAACGGACGGGGTCCTCTCTGCCGGCCCTACGGGCGGGTGACGCCCGATATTACCGACGGTGCTGTGTCTGGCTGGAGCCGGCCGCTACCGGGAACAAAGGAGCTGGTGGTGCTCAAGAAGAAGCGATCTCAGGTGAAAGCCTATCCCAAGGTTAACAGCATGGAAGATAGTTGCCCGAAAAATAACGGGGATAATCATAACAGCACCTGCTGGAAGGAAGATCTTGCCAGTGTGTGCAGGCTCTGCGATCTGGCTCCCTGTCAGGGAGGGCAGATCGCGGCTATACCCGATTTACCCATGCTTGCTGCCATGGGGTTGCGTCCCGGCAAGGACTGTACCATTCTGGCTATCCAGCCCTGGGGTGGTCCCGTGATCTGCTCCATCGGGGGGCGCCATATTGCGCTGGAGCGGGCGGTTGCAGAAGACATCACCGTCTCCTCGGCCTCCGTATCGGCGGCGGACGCCGCACGGGCCGGCTCATCGGGGGCTGATTCTGCCAGTCAGGAAGGATCTCTCGTCTCCTGATGGCCTGTCATACTCCAGCACGGCCAACTCCGCACGGTCACAAGGAGGTTCTGCTTATAGGGCCTCCCAACGTGGGAAAGAGTGTCATCTTTAATCAGCTCACCGGCATGAACGTCTCCATGGCAAATTACGCCGGGACAACTGTGGATATCGCCCGGGGAACGGGCCGGTTCGGTGAGTTTCCTGTTTCACTGGTGGATCTTCCCGGTACTTATACCCTGGCGGCTTCTAACCAGGCCGAAGAGGTTGCCACGGATATGCTGGCGGGTCCCGCCGACCTGGTGCTGATTGTGGCCGACGCAGTCCATCTGGAAAGCAGCCTTTTCCTCATCTTGCA encodes:
- a CDS encoding flippase-like domain-containing protein encodes the protein MRVSSEKSRPFQGLKGGVLRGAVLLGGVAVLPYLVSRESLWSALENLGALSWVALAALLLLQVLVLGVLCVQWSLLLASRAPSGKASWLSVVAPYLAGSFVESVTPSAKLGGGLTRGLLFQRRFGIPPRDVALVIALQATVMVLGAVVVLVPAGMLLGRSAVNLLGISSGISSGISAPALGLLPGLGILLLACGGGAFFLVSGSSRLQRRNQKGGSPRVIARRTLMVATALAAAVWVLYPVKVFCAAWALGVPVAFSVILVATFSAYLAGLLPLTPGGLGSYEAVMTLVLVRSGVPMDRALAVTMLSRLVSFWWPLALSAVAGGFLLIKPGTFLPTGTERTIAETKEVTMGSFFLPAVVRLERLAAGNSVAGALYHRCFYRKIIDIEISAAQMRPGSRVLQLGCGPFPMTAIALAERGYRVTAVDRCAETVHRARRLVPQAVQVLCADGLQLDYSGYDAVFVALHVQPRQDIVQRILATADPGTSVLCRNGRGPLCRPYGRVTPDITDGAVSGWSRPLPGTKELVVLKKKRSQVKAYPKVNSMEDSCPKNNGDNHNSTCWKEDLASVCRLCDLAPCQGGQIAAIPDLPMLAAMGLRPGKDCTILAIQPWGGPVICSIGGRHIALERAVAEDITVSSASVSAADAARAGSSGADSASQEGSLVS